In Nitrososphaerota archaeon, the sequence TTATTCCTATGGTTAGCTTCTTTACTTGGATTAATAGAGTTTATATTAAAAATAATTAAGTTCTAAATTTATATCTATTATTCTTTTATAAAAACTTAAATTATTCTTTTTTTTAAACAAATATATATAAAATGAAATTAAAAATTAATATTATTTTAATTTTTCTTTTATTATTAAATTTATTTATTATTTTTCCAGAATGTAAAGAAGAATCTGAACATCCTTGGCCAATGTTTAAGCACGATCCTCAACATACTGGAAGAGTTCCATATCCTGGAATTCAAAATCCAATATTAAAATGGAAACTTAGAGCAGAGAAAGTAATTTCTACATCTTCTCCTTCTATTAGTAAGGATGGCACAATATATATTGGTATTGATAATTATCTCTATGCTTTAAATTCTGATGGTACTTTAAAATGGAAGTTCCAAGCTGAAAGATGGGTTGATTGTTCTCCTGCTATAGGACCTGATGGTACAATATATTTTGGCTCTGATGATGGATATTTCTATGCTTTAAATTCTGATGGTACTTTAAAATGGAAATTTAAAACTGGAAGAGAGATTTTCTCTTCTTCTGCTATAAGTTCTGATGGAACAATATACTTCGGCAGTTTTGATTGTTATTTTTATGCATTAAATCCAGATGGTACTTTAAAATGGAAATTTATGGCAAGAGGCATGATTGTTTCTTCATCCATAGTTATAGGACCAGATAGAACAATATACTTTAGAGATTGGGAAAAATACTTCTATGCTATTGGAGATGCTTCAACTCAACCTTCTTCAATTATAGATATTTCACTTTTAATAATAATTATAACAATTATTATATTTATTACGATTCTAATATTAAATATTTTAAAGAAAAAGAGAATAATTAAAGAATAATTTAATTTTTTGATTCTTATTAAATTATAAAAATTTATTAAAATAAGTTTAAGAAAGTTAACTAATAAAAGTATTGCTAATCGTGATCGAATGGAATTAAAAGAAAAATTTCTAAATATTTTATTTAATTAAAAGAATATTATAAAATTAAATTAAGCAAAAATAATTAAAGAATAATTATAAATGTTAAAATAAAACTATATATTAATTTGTTAATTGTATGACTAGATTCTTATTCGGTACTTCAGGATGGAGTTATAAAGATTGGATTGGAATTTTATATGAGAATGATAATGAAAATAAACTTTTAAAATATAGTTCAATATTTGATACTGCAGAAATAGATTCTACTTTTTATTCTTATCCTTCTGAAAGAGTTATTAAATATCTTAATAATTATACAAGAGAAGATTTTATTTTTACTGCAAAAATCCCTAAAATTATAACTCATAAAAAGAAATTGGATATAAATCAAGGTATTGAAGAAGATTTATTAAAATTTTGTGATTTAATGAAACCTCTCCAAAAATCTGAAAAATTAGGTTGCTTACTTTTTCAACTTCCTCCAAAAATTGATTTAAATTTAGATAAATTTGAAAAATTCCTTAAAATATTGCCTAAAGATTTTAGATATGCTATAGAATTTAGAAGTGAAAAATGGCTGAAAGATGAAGTTTTTAAAATTCTAAGTGATTATAATATTGCTTATACTATTGTAGATGAACCTCTTTTACCTCCTATGGTAAAAATTACTACAGATTTTACTTATATTAGATGGCATGGTAGAGGAAAAAAACCATGGTATAATTATCATTATAAAGAAGAGGAATTGAAAGAATGGGTTCCAAAAATAAAAGATTTGCAAGGAAAAGTTGAAAAAGTATATGGTTTCTTTAATAATCATTTTCATGGATATGCTGTTCATAATTGTTTACAAATGTTAGAAATGCTAAATGCTTCAACAAATAAACAAAAAGAATTAAAGGAAAAACTTGATAAATATTTAGAATTTAAAAAAGAAGAAATTTACGCGCCTAAAATAACTTCTTTTACTTCTGCTTTTTCTAAAGAAGATTTAGAAAAAATGAAATTTAATGAATTATTAGGAATATTAATAGATAAAGCTAGAATGAAAAAAATAAGTGAGATAGTGGATGAAGATGTTAAAATATTGCGTATGGAGAATGAAGCAATAGAAGCTTTAGTAAAAGAATATCATGTTAAAATAGATTTAAATAAAAAAGTTTTACTTCATGATTGTGCTGATTGGAGTAGAGTTTCACAATCTAAAATGTTTTGTAAACATTTAGGGAAATTATTCCTTTTATTACCTAAAGAGAAAGCAGAAGAAATTTTAAGAAAAATAATATTTAATATAGGAGAATGGGAATTCAAGCCATACATTAAATAAAAAATTATTCCATTTCTATTCCAATTTTTTCAAATTGTTCTATTACATTTTCTAAATTTAATTCTTTTAATTTTTCTTTTAAAGGAATACCTGTTTTTTTACTCCATTTCCTTTCTTCATAATATTCATTTAACATTTTTTCAAGTTCAAATATTGATCCTTTAGATATTCCACTTGGAATAGGTTCTTCTAAAAATCTTTTAGGTAAAGTATCATGCTCTTTTCTAATTCCTTCTCTAATAAGAAATGCCCTTTCAATATTTATTATTCTTTCTCCTATTTTTCTAACATCATTTCCATTTAATTTTAAACCAGTGGCTGCTTCTATAACTTCTGCAGCTTTATCAAAAGGCAGTATTTCCATATTTTCAGCTACATTTTTACATACTTCAAGAGAATCTACAATTGCACACCAATCTTCACAATAACTTACAAGTTTCCCTTTACCTTTATATTCTAATCTTATTGTTGCTTCAGGAATTCCAAAAAGTTTTTCTCCCTTCTTTGGATCATCACTTAATTCCATGAATGGTTCTGATCTAAGATGATCTGCTCCTCTACTTGCTACAACATATCCTAATCCATAACCTTTTGCTCCTCTTGGATCTGCTTGTATAATTTCTAAACCTTTAACATGCATAGCTATTTCTTTTCCTATTCCAAGTTTTTCCGCAGCTTTTTTTACTCCATCTGCTAAAATATCTCCAAATCCTTCTCTTTTACTAATTTTTTCTATAAGTTTTAAAATAGCTTCTTCATTTCCCCATGTTAAATCTAATCCATCCACATCATTTTTCTTAAGCCATCCTTTTTCATAACATTCCATTGCCCATGAAATACATTCTGCTGTTGTTATTGCATCTAAACCAAGTTTATTTACCATATCTATTGCTTTTAAAGCAACTTGTAAATCTCCATTTCCTACACGTGCAGTAAAAGAACTTAAAGGTTCATACTCTGGCCCTTCACCATATAAACCAGCATATTTACCTTCTTTTATAATATAGAATCTACTACATGGAAGTATGCATGAAAAACATCCTCTAACTTTAATATTATACTCTTCTGCAAGTTTTTCTCCACTTACATTTTCTGCATATTCAAAAATAGTTGAAGTAAAATGCCTAGTTGGAAGGAAGCCCATTGCATTTACTGGAAGAAGAATTCTAGTAGTACCCATTTTTCTCCTTGGCCAATATTGTGGATGATTATAGATTTCTTCTTCTATTTCTTCAATAATTTTTTCAAATTTTTTAGGATTTGCTACTTCAATAGATTTACTTCCTTTTATAGCTATAGCTTTTAAATTTTTAGAAGCCATTACAGTACCCATTCCAGTTCTAGCAGCAGCTCTTATTAAATTTGCAAATATTCCAGCAAATTTAACTCCATTTTCAGCAGCAGGACCTATAATAACTGTTTGAATACTTTTATCTCCAAGGTCTTTTTTTATAATTCTATCACATTCATAAACATCTTTTCCCCATAAATGTTTTGCATCTAAAAATTCTATACTATCATCATTTATGTATAAATATATTGGCTCTTTGCTTCTTCCTTCTAAAATGATTTGATCATATCCAGCATATTTCATTTCAGCTGCAAAATGTCCACCTGCATTCGAATCTCCTAAAATATTTGTTTGAGGAGATTTTGCACTTACATTAAATCTAGAAGCTGTAGGAAACATTGTTCCAACAAGTGGACCAGTAGAAAAAATTAATTTATTCTCAGGACTTAAAGGATCAATTTTTGGAGGAATTTCATCAAATAATCTTTTAGAATTAAAACCTCTACCACCTAAGAAATTTACCATTAAATCTTTTTCTAAATTTTTTATTGAAAAATCTCTTTTTGTTAAATTTATTCTAAGAATTTTTCCTGCATATCCATAATATTTCATTTTTAATCACTTTTAATCTTTATTCCATGTTTATTAAGAAAATCTTGATAAACAATTCTTGAATATTCATAATTTTTCTTTTGAATAAATTCATTAGGTTCTAAAAAAACAATTGCTTTTGTAGGACATTTTTTAACACATTGTGGATCTCCATTACATAAATTGCATACAATTGGAATTTTTTTCTCTATATGAAGGAAAACTGCTCCAAAAAAGCATGATTCAATACATTTATAGCATTTTATACATTTTTCAATATTTATTTCCATAAAACCTTTTTCATTTCTATAAAAAGCATTTGTTGGGCAAATATTTATACATGGACAATATGAGCATAAACTACATAAAATTGGATTATCTATTCCATATTCATCTTCTTTAAAAATTCTTATTCTTGATAATTTTGGATTAAATTTTCCTTCATGATAAAAAGAGCATGAAAGTTCACAATATTTGCAACCAGCACATTTGAACGCATCAATAAATATTTTTTTCATTAAAAACCACTTTATTTATTCATTATAAATTTCTTAATATTATTAAAAATTATCATTATTCTAAAATTAGAAAAACGAAAGTTTTAAATACTTTTCTTTTCATTCCTAAAAAATAGTTTAGAGGTGAAATATTTGGGGGATTTAGTTTGGACAAGCATTAAAACAATATAACTTCTATAACATTAATTATTCCAATAATTTATTCCCCCAAATAAGATTTATTCAGAAAATATTGCTAGGACTTTTATCTATAGAATATAGAAGAAACAATCCATTTAGAGCTACCCCTCTAAACTTATTATTTTTTGGAGGTGGGAAAAATGTTTTCTAAAAAAGAAAATATAAAAATATTAGCAATTGCTTTGATTTTCTTTATACTAGGAATTCTAATAGGATATTATGCTATTTTACAGCAAACTACATATTTTTTACCTAAGGAAATTGGAGAAATAAAGATAGGTGTAATGCTTCCATTAAGTGGCGAACTTGGACCTATTGGAAGTAAAATGCTTAATGGAGCAATATTAGCAGCTAAAATAATAAATGATACAGGAGGAATAAATGGAAAATTCATTAAAATAGTTGCAGAAGATACTTTAGCTCTTCCAGAAAAAGCAATAGAAGCAGCTAAAAAGCTTATAGAAATAGAAGGAGTAAAAGTAATAATTGGTCCTGCAACAAGTACTGAAGTATTAGCTATTTCAAAATATGTTAATGATAGAGAAGTAGTATTAATTTCAATGTCTGCTACAGCTGCAAAAATAAGTGAACTTGGAAATGATTATGTATTTAGAGTTATTGCAAGTGATGCTATGCAAACTAAAGCAATAGCAAGTATAATAGAAAAGAAAGGATATAAGAGGATTGTAACATTTGTTGTTGCAAATGATTATGGCATAGGTCTTGAAGAAGGATTGAAAAAATTGCTTGGAGAAAGAATTGCTTTAAGCATTAGATATGATCCAGCAAAAGGAGATTATAGAACAGAATTAATGCAAGTAGCTTCAATTAATCCTGAAGCAATTTTCTATGCTTTATGGGTTGAGAGTGGGAAAATTGTTTTCAAACAAGCTCTTGATATGGGTTTAGAAAATATACCTACACTTGGAGGTGAAGGAATGGCTGATGTAGCTTTCTTTGAAGATGAAAAAGCTGCTGAATATATTTTAAAAACTGGTTTAATGGGAACTAAACCTTCTTCTCCTAAAGGAACACTTGGATACAGTATATTCTATGAAGAATATAAGAAATACTTTAAAGAAGAACCTAGTTTATTCTGCGATTATACTTATGATGCTACAATGCTTGCAGCATTATCTATTGCTAAAGCAAGTTCTTATAATGGATATGAAATCAAGAAAGCTTTAGAAGTTGTATCAAAATATTACGTAGGTGCTACTGGACATAAAGCATTTGATGAAAATGGAGATGTAATTCTTGTAGACTATGAAATATGGAAAGTTTCTAAGATTGATGGAAAATATTCTTTTGATACAATTGGTTCATGGAATATTGTACAAGGATTAATAATGAAGGAAGGGATAGGTGAAGAATCTTAAATGGATATAGCATCGATAAACTTCCTACAAATTTTTTTTAATGGATTAATAACTGGAAGTATATACTTTTTAGCTGCTTTAGGGCTTTCTTTAACATATAGCTTGCTTAATTTCCCAAATATTTCACATGCAGAATTTCTTGCATTTGGAGCATATGCTGCATATTTTTCTCTTGAATTAATTGGAAATAATTTTCTTCTAGCAATCATAATAGCTTTTATTTTAACAGGATTGCTTGGAATATTTTCATATTTGATTGTTTTTAAACCCTTATCTAAAAGAGGAAGTACTTCAATGCATCTTGCAATTGCTTCTTTAGGATATGGCTTATTCCTTAGATACTCAATGTATCAAGTTTATGGAAGAGAATCATTAACATATAAAATATGGTTTAATGCTTTTAATATAGGTCCATTACGTGTAACATCTTTATGGATTTTAACAATAGTAACATCTTTAATCCTTGTATTTTCATTACATTTATTTTTAAAGAAAACATTAATTGGAAAAGCAATGAGAGCTTTATCAAATAATCAAATTTTAGCAATGGTTTGTGGAATAGATAAAGAGAAAATTCTATTGCTAGTATGGTTTATTGGAGCTGGATTAGCAGGAATTGGAGGAGTTTTTAAAGCTGGAGATACTAGAATAACTCCTATTCTTGGATGGGATTTAATGATTCCAATTTTTGCAGTAGTTATTTTAGGTGGGATAAAAAATCTATATGCTATAATAGCTTCAGCTTATATTATAGGTTTAATAGAAAATTTTTCAATAATATTATTGACAATGTTAAATTTATCAACTGAATATAAAGTAATAATAGCTTTTATAATCTTAATAGCTATACTCCTTTTTAAGCCATATGGATTACTTACAAAGAAAAGTGATTAATATGATAGCATTCCTTTTAGATACTTTTATATGGATTGCTTTATATTCTATTTTAGCTCTTAGCTTAAGTATCGAGTATGGTTTTACTGGAATAGTCAATTTTGGTAAAGCATTATTTTTCATGATTGGAGCATATGTTTCAGCCATTGTAACATTGAATGGATTTAATTATTTTATAGGATTATTATTTGCTATTTTATTTTCAGCTTTAATAGGTTTAATATCTTCTATTCCAATGATTAAAGTTAAAGAAGATTATTTTGCTATTATAACATTAGCTTTAAGCGAATGTATTAGAATAATATTAAAAAATGAATATTGGATTGCTGGAGGACCAATAGGTTTAAAAAATATTCCATCAGCTTTTCCATTAAAAAATTTAAGCTATGAAATATTCTTGATCTTAAATCTATTCTTAGTAATTGGAATATTGCTATTTTTTTATTTAATTTTAAGAATTATAATAAATTCACCCTATGGACGTATATTGAAAGCAATAAGAGAAGATGAAATATTAACTCAAATTCTTGGTAAAAATACTTTCAAGTATAAAGCTCAAGCATTCATTATAGGTTCTGCTATGGCAGGAGCTGCTGGTAGCTTTTTATCACAATATGTTGGATATGTAAGCACAGATTTATTTTTATCAACTACAACTTTCACTATATGGATAATGTGTATCATAGGTGGGCCATCAAATATTAATGGAGCTATAATTGGAGCTTTTATTATGAAAGGAATTGAGAGAGGAACGAGAATATTGAAAGATTATACAAATATACCAATCGATCCGAATAATTTTATGTTTATAATAACAGGTATTTTAATGGTTCTATTCATTATGTATAAACCTGAGGGTATATTAAAAGAGAAAAGAATGAAGGTTGAATAATAATGAAAGATATATTAATTTTAGAAAATGTGCATAAAAGCTTTAATGGATTAAAAGTAGTAAAAAATGTATCTCTTAAAATTAAAGAAAAAACAATTACTGGTTTAATAGGACCAAATGGAAGTGGAAAAACAACTTTATTCAATCTTATTTCAGGAATTTATAAAATTGATAATGGAAAAATTTTCTTTAATGGAGAAAGGATAGATAATTTAAAACCGTATGAAATATCTAATAAAGGGATTATTAAAAGCTTTCAAATTCCACGTATTTTTAAAAGATTAACTATACTTGAAAATATGTTAATAGCTGCTGAAAATATTAAAGGAGAAAAAATATTAAATGCTTTTAATAAAAATAATTGGATTAAGATAGAAGAAGAAAATATAAAGAAAGCATTGAATATACTTGAATTTTTAGAATTAAAAGAATTAAAGAATTCTTTACCAACGAAAATTTCTGGAGGACAATTAAAACTTCTTGAAATTGGAAGAGCTTTAATGTGTAATCCTAGAATGCTTTTATTAGATGAATTAGTTGCAGGTATAAATCCATTATTAGCTGAAAAAATATTTAGAAAAATAATCGATTTAAGAAATATGTTTAATATTACTTTCTTTATAATAGAACATAGAATAGAATTTTTATTCGATTTTGCTGAATACATTTTTGTTATGGATAAAGGAGAAATAATTGCTGAAGGTACTCCTAAAGAAATAATAAATAATGAAAGAGTATTAGAAGCATATTTAGGAGAAAAATAGGTGTTTTTAATGGAAATACTAAAAACAATAAATGTTTCAGCAGGATATGAAGAAATAATAGTAATAGAAAATATTTCAATAAATGTTTGTAAAGGAGAAATAGTATTTCTTCTTGGACCAAATGGAGCAGGGAAAACTACATTAATAAAAAGCATTGTTGGAATAGCTAAAATATTTAATGGAGAAATTTTCTTTAATGGAAAAAATATAACAAATATTAGTTTAAATAAAATTATAAAAGAAGGGATTGGTTATGTGCCTCAATTGGATAATGTATTCACAGATTTAACAGTAAAGGAAAATTTAGAAATTGGAGCATATATTTTAAAAGATAGAAAAAAATTTGAAGATTTATTGAATAATGTATTTAATATTTTTCCAGAATTAAGCAATTTAAGAAACAAGAAAGTAGAAACATTAAGTGGAGGAGAAAGACAAATGCTTGCACTTGCAAGAGCAATGATTATCGAGCCAAAATTATTAATATTGGATGAACCTACAGCTAATTTAGCTCCAAAAATTTTAAAAGATTTTTATAAAAAAATAACTGAATTGAATGAAAAGTATAATATTTCTTTTCTTATAGTTGAACAAAATGTAAGGAAAGCTTTAGAAATAGCTTCAAGAATATACGTATTGGTTTCTGGAAAATGTGTACTTGAAGCAGAAAAAGGAGAAATAAAAGAAGAAAATATAAAGGAAGTATTCTTAAGAAGAAATATAAATTATTCTTCTAAATAGGATATTTCCCATATGACTCTTCCATTAGGGTCAGGGCACTCAACAAGGTTTGTTCTTGGAAGCCAATCTTCAGGTTCAACTATATTCCTTTGTTTAGCTGGTAATAAAGGTAAAAGGCTTGATAAAGCATATATGCATACATGCTTATTCTTTTCTGGAATTATAAGCTTGCCTCCATCTAATATAAAATAATCTCCTATTTTCATTATATCGCATTTCCCTTTAATTTCTTTTACTTTAACAATTAATTTCCTCATATCAAATTCTATATTTTTTGAAAAATTTAAGTATAAAAATTTTTTGTACATTTTAGAAAAAATAAAGTGTTTTAATTATTCTTTACTTTATATAAATTTTTATTTTTAAAATTTATAAACTCCTTTTTTTAAAAAATAAAAAAATTAGATAGAAAATGAGAGCAATAAATTTCATAACTATTGCTCTCATTTTAATATTGCCTTTTACAATTTTTGGAAATGGATTATTAAAAAACCATAATACAATAATTTTAAATGAAGAAAATGAAGAATTTGTTTTCCATTCTACATATAGCGGCTTAATTTTAGAAGCTGGAAGCAGTGTTACTATACCATTGATTGTTACAAATAACATGAATGGAACTTTGAATATTGCTTTTTCAATAGCTTCAGGTCCAAACTGGGATGCAAAATTTAAATATAAAGGATATGTATTAAAAAGCATATACTTATTGCCTAAAGAAACAATATCTATAGATTTTAGCTTTACAGCACCAGCAAATGCATCTCAAGGAAATTATGAATATGTTTTATTAGCTTCTACAATTGATGGAAAAATAAAAAAGGAAATTAAAATTTCAATAGATTTAAAAGCTAAAGAAGTAGTTGCAACTAAAGCTGGTGAAGTAAAACTTTCAACTTTATATCCTGTGCTTGAAGGAACAGCCGGATCAACTTTTCAATTTAGAGTTACATTAAGTTATGATGGAAGTGAAGAAAGGATATTCAATTTAGTAGCAAATGCCCCTCCTGGATGGATTACAGAAATTAGACCAGCATACGAATCAAAGAAAATATCAAGTATACAATTAAGTGGATATAGTAGTAGAGATTTGGAAATAAGTGTTACTGCTCCTGAAATTACAAAAGAAGGGAATTATACAATAAGATTTTCTGCATATTCAGAAAATATTGGTAATTCTATAGATTTGAAAGTTGTAATAATTGGAACATATAAAATAAGCATGAAAACTTCAACTGGAAGATTGAATATTGGAACAATTGCTGGAGAAAAAAGCTATTTATCACTTATAATTAAAAATGAAGGAACAGCAAATATTAAAAGAGTAACTTTTTCATCTATTAAACCTGAAGCATGGAAAATAGTTTTTGATCCAGATGAAATAAGCAATTTAGCTCCTGGAGAAAGTAGAGAAATATCTGTAGAAGTAATTTCCCCAAGCAATACTATACCTGGAGATTATTCAATAACTTTAAGAGCAAATTATGAATATGGAACAAAAGAATTAGATATTAGAGTAACAGTTTCATCTCCTCCATTATGGGGATGGATTGGAATAGGAATAGTATTTGCAATAATTGCAGGATTATTATTCATTTTCTTTAAATTTGGAAGGAGATGAAATGGCAGCTATAGAAGCTATAAATCTTACAAAAAGATATGGAGAAATAACAGCAGTAGATAATTTAAATTTATTAATTGAAGAAGGAGAAATATTTGGTTTTCTTGGTCCTAATGGAAGTGGAAAAACAACTACAATATTAATGTTCATGGGCCTTACTGAACCTACTTCAGGAGAAGCAAAAGTATTTAATTTAAATCCTTTAAAAGATGCTTTAAAAATAAGAAGAATTGTAAGCTATCT encodes:
- a CDS encoding PQQ-binding-like beta-propeller repeat protein; this translates as MKLKINIILIFLLLLNLFIIFPECKEESEHPWPMFKHDPQHTGRVPYPGIQNPILKWKLRAEKVISTSSPSISKDGTIYIGIDNYLYALNSDGTLKWKFQAERWVDCSPAIGPDGTIYFGSDDGYFYALNSDGTLKWKFKTGREIFSSSAISSDGTIYFGSFDCYFYALNPDGTLKWKFMARGMIVSSSIVIGPDRTIYFRDWEKYFYAIGDASTQPSSIIDISLLIIIITIIIFITILILNILKKKRIIKE
- a CDS encoding DUF72 domain-containing protein, with amino-acid sequence MTRFLFGTSGWSYKDWIGILYENDNENKLLKYSSIFDTAEIDSTFYSYPSERVIKYLNNYTREDFIFTAKIPKIITHKKKLDINQGIEEDLLKFCDLMKPLQKSEKLGCLLFQLPPKIDLNLDKFEKFLKILPKDFRYAIEFRSEKWLKDEVFKILSDYNIAYTIVDEPLLPPMVKITTDFTYIRWHGRGKKPWYNYHYKEEELKEWVPKIKDLQGKVEKVYGFFNNHFHGYAVHNCLQMLEMLNASTNKQKELKEKLDKYLEFKKEEIYAPKITSFTSAFSKEDLEKMKFNELLGILIDKARMKKISEIVDEDVKILRMENEAIEALVKEYHVKIDLNKKVLLHDCADWSRVSQSKMFCKHLGKLFLLLPKEKAEEILRKIIFNIGEWEFKPYIK
- a CDS encoding aldehyde ferredoxin oxidoreductase family protein; the encoded protein is MKYYGYAGKILRINLTKRDFSIKNLEKDLMVNFLGGRGFNSKRLFDEIPPKIDPLSPENKLIFSTGPLVGTMFPTASRFNVSAKSPQTNILGDSNAGGHFAAEMKYAGYDQIILEGRSKEPIYLYINDDSIEFLDAKHLWGKDVYECDRIIKKDLGDKSIQTVIIGPAAENGVKFAGIFANLIRAAARTGMGTVMASKNLKAIAIKGSKSIEVANPKKFEKIIEEIEEEIYNHPQYWPRRKMGTTRILLPVNAMGFLPTRHFTSTIFEYAENVSGEKLAEEYNIKVRGCFSCILPCSRFYIIKEGKYAGLYGEGPEYEPLSSFTARVGNGDLQVALKAIDMVNKLGLDAITTAECISWAMECYEKGWLKKNDVDGLDLTWGNEEAILKLIEKISKREGFGDILADGVKKAAEKLGIGKEIAMHVKGLEIIQADPRGAKGYGLGYVVASRGADHLRSEPFMELSDDPKKGEKLFGIPEATIRLEYKGKGKLVSYCEDWCAIVDSLEVCKNVAENMEILPFDKAAEVIEAATGLKLNGNDVRKIGERIINIERAFLIREGIRKEHDTLPKRFLEEPIPSGISKGSIFELEKMLNEYYEERKWSKKTGIPLKEKLKELNLENVIEQFEKIGIEME
- a CDS encoding 4Fe-4S dicluster domain-containing protein; this translates as MKKIFIDAFKCAGCKYCELSCSFYHEGKFNPKLSRIRIFKEDEYGIDNPILCSLCSYCPCINICPTNAFYRNEKGFMEINIEKCIKCYKCIESCFFGAVFLHIEKKIPIVCNLCNGDPQCVKKCPTKAIVFLEPNEFIQKKNYEYSRIVYQDFLNKHGIKIKSD
- a CDS encoding ABC transporter substrate-binding protein gives rise to the protein MFSKKENIKILAIALIFFILGILIGYYAILQQTTYFLPKEIGEIKIGVMLPLSGELGPIGSKMLNGAILAAKIINDTGGINGKFIKIVAEDTLALPEKAIEAAKKLIEIEGVKVIIGPATSTEVLAISKYVNDREVVLISMSATAAKISELGNDYVFRVIASDAMQTKAIASIIEKKGYKRIVTFVVANDYGIGLEEGLKKLLGERIALSIRYDPAKGDYRTELMQVASINPEAIFYALWVESGKIVFKQALDMGLENIPTLGGEGMADVAFFEDEKAAEYILKTGLMGTKPSSPKGTLGYSIFYEEYKKYFKEEPSLFCDYTYDATMLAALSIAKASSYNGYEIKKALEVVSKYYVGATGHKAFDENGDVILVDYEIWKVSKIDGKYSFDTIGSWNIVQGLIMKEGIGEES
- a CDS encoding branched-chain amino acid ABC transporter permease; translated protein: MDIASINFLQIFFNGLITGSIYFLAALGLSLTYSLLNFPNISHAEFLAFGAYAAYFSLELIGNNFLLAIIIAFILTGLLGIFSYLIVFKPLSKRGSTSMHLAIASLGYGLFLRYSMYQVYGRESLTYKIWFNAFNIGPLRVTSLWILTIVTSLILVFSLHLFLKKTLIGKAMRALSNNQILAMVCGIDKEKILLLVWFIGAGLAGIGGVFKAGDTRITPILGWDLMIPIFAVVILGGIKNLYAIIASAYIIGLIENFSIILLTMLNLSTEYKVIIAFIILIAILLFKPYGLLTKKSD
- a CDS encoding branched-chain amino acid ABC transporter permease, encoding MIAFLLDTFIWIALYSILALSLSIEYGFTGIVNFGKALFFMIGAYVSAIVTLNGFNYFIGLLFAILFSALIGLISSIPMIKVKEDYFAIITLALSECIRIILKNEYWIAGGPIGLKNIPSAFPLKNLSYEIFLILNLFLVIGILLFFYLILRIIINSPYGRILKAIREDEILTQILGKNTFKYKAQAFIIGSAMAGAAGSFLSQYVGYVSTDLFLSTTTFTIWIMCIIGGPSNINGAIIGAFIMKGIERGTRILKDYTNIPIDPNNFMFIITGILMVLFIMYKPEGILKEKRMKVE
- a CDS encoding ABC transporter ATP-binding protein — protein: MKDILILENVHKSFNGLKVVKNVSLKIKEKTITGLIGPNGSGKTTLFNLISGIYKIDNGKIFFNGERIDNLKPYEISNKGIIKSFQIPRIFKRLTILENMLIAAENIKGEKILNAFNKNNWIKIEEENIKKALNILEFLELKELKNSLPTKISGGQLKLLEIGRALMCNPRMLLLDELVAGINPLLAEKIFRKIIDLRNMFNITFFIIEHRIEFLFDFAEYIFVMDKGEIIAEGTPKEIINNERVLEAYLGEK
- a CDS encoding ABC transporter ATP-binding protein; its protein translation is MEILKTINVSAGYEEIIVIENISINVCKGEIVFLLGPNGAGKTTLIKSIVGIAKIFNGEIFFNGKNITNISLNKIIKEGIGYVPQLDNVFTDLTVKENLEIGAYILKDRKKFEDLLNNVFNIFPELSNLRNKKVETLSGGERQMLALARAMIIEPKLLILDEPTANLAPKILKDFYKKITELNEKYNISFLIVEQNVRKALEIASRIYVLVSGKCVLEAEKGEIKEENIKEVFLRRNINYSSK
- a CDS encoding TIGR04076 family protein, with protein sequence MRKLIVKVKEIKGKCDIMKIGDYFILDGGKLIIPEKNKHVCIYALSSLLPLLPAKQRNIVEPEDWLPRTNLVECPDPNGRVIWEISYLEE
- a CDS encoding NEW3 domain-containing protein; this translates as MRAINFITIALILILPFTIFGNGLLKNHNTIILNEENEEFVFHSTYSGLILEAGSSVTIPLIVTNNMNGTLNIAFSIASGPNWDAKFKYKGYVLKSIYLLPKETISIDFSFTAPANASQGNYEYVLLASTIDGKIKKEIKISIDLKAKEVVATKAGEVKLSTLYPVLEGTAGSTFQFRVTLSYDGSEERIFNLVANAPPGWITEIRPAYESKKISSIQLSGYSSRDLEISVTAPEITKEGNYTIRFSAYSENIGNSIDLKVVIIGTYKISMKTSTGRLNIGTIAGEKSYLSLIIKNEGTANIKRVTFSSIKPEAWKIVFDPDEISNLAPGESREISVEVISPSNTIPGDYSITLRANYEYGTKELDIRVTVSSPPLWGWIGIGIVFAIIAGLLFIFFKFGRR